A window of the Corythoichthys intestinalis isolate RoL2023-P3 chromosome 6, ASM3026506v1, whole genome shotgun sequence genome harbors these coding sequences:
- the LOC130917625 gene encoding tetratricopeptide repeat protein 36-like, with the protein MASEHDRAVLQAIFNPNTPYGDVPGLDLEQELTDDESSFDADLLRQVKNLESRGVSAAEAGDLREALELFDQAVQVLPRRASAYNNRAQTLRLQGNTTGALEDLDRAISLSEGRGRTACQALVQRGLLRRLASQDDKAREDFQKAAALGNEFARQQVVQLNPYAALCNKMLCEVIGKLRNPDIGETRL; encoded by the exons ATGGCATCAGAGCACGACCGAGCAGTCTTGCAGGCTATTTTCAATCCTAACACCCCGTATGGCGACGTCCCTGGGCTGGACCTGGAGCAGGAATTAACGGATGATG AAAGCTCCTTTGATGCAGACTTGCTGAGGCAAGTAAAAAACTTGGAGAGTCGTGGAGTCTCTGCGGCCGAGGCGGGGGACTTGCGGGAGGCCCTTGAGCTTTTCGACCAGGCCGTACAAGTTCTGCCCCGGCGTGCGTCAGCTTACAACAACCGGGCACAGACACTGCGACTCCAAGGAAACACAACAG GTGCTCTGGAGGACTTGGACCGCGCCATCTCCCTGAGCGAGGGCAGGGGTCGGACAGCCTGCCAAGCGTTAGTCCAACGGGGCCTCCTGCGTAGGCTAGCGAGCCAAGACGACAAGGCCCGGGAGGACTTCCAGAAGGCGGCAGCACTTGGCAACGAATTCGCCCGACAACAGGTGGTGCAGCTGAACCCGTACGCAGCACTTTGCAACAAGATGCTCTGCGAGGTCATCGGAAAGCTGCGTAACCCAGACATCGGCGAGACCAGACTGTAG